One window of Trichomycterus rosablanca isolate fTriRos1 chromosome 2, fTriRos1.hap1, whole genome shotgun sequence genomic DNA carries:
- the tnfa gene encoding tumor necrosis factor a (TNF superfamily, member 2) has protein sequence MDSDKMVVLDMDGPRVTVSREKVASGPGWWRSCGVLLLVALCTAAAVCFSVSRIQTRADETDFSSTDIKHSLRQISQTARAAIYLSGTYNSSIHDSVQWEEDADQGFSEGLKLVNNQILIPRTGIYFVYSQATYRLKCTADSEDDDGQMLHISHSVRRRSDSFKDWMPLLNGARTACKKTPDDKDEYWYGAVYLGAAFRLNAGDQLKTFMNAKLLPSVEDEAGKTFFGVFAL, from the exons ATGGACAGTGACAAGATGGTGGTTTTGGATATGGACGGGCCACGGGTGACCGTCTCGAGGGAGAAGGTGGCATCAGGTCCGGGGTGGTGGAGGTCATGTGGAGTTTTGCTGCTCGTAGCCCTGTGCACCGCTGCAGCCGTCTGCTTTTCAGTTAGCAGG aTCCAAACCAGAGCAGATGAAACAGATT tttcctcAACAGATATCAAACATTCACTGAGGCAGATTTCCCAGACCGCAAGAGCCGCCATTTATCTATCAG GTACTTACAACTCTTCAATCCACGACTCTGTGCAGTGGGAGGAGGACGCCGACCAGGGGTTCTCCGAGGGCCTAAAACTGGTGAACAACCAGATCCTGATCCCCCGCACCGGCATCTACTTCGTCTATAGTCAGGCCACATATCGTCTCAAGTGCACCGCCGACTCAGAAGACGATGACGGCCAGATGCTGCACATAAGCCACTCGGTGCGCCGCCGCTCCGATTCCTTTAAGGATTGGATGCCGCTGCTGAACGGCGCCAGGACGGCTTGTAAGAAGACGCCCGACGACAAGGACGAGTACTGGTACGGCGCCGTCTATCTGGGAGCCGCCTTCAGGCTGAACGCCGGAGACCAGCTGAAGACCTTCATGAATGCCAAGCTGCTGCCCAGCGTGGAGGATGAAGCTGGGAAAACGTTCTTTGGGGTTTTTGCCTTGTGA